One genomic window of Amphiura filiformis chromosome 3, Afil_fr2py, whole genome shotgun sequence includes the following:
- the LOC140147749 gene encoding histone H1-like has product MADTEAPPAAPAAKAKKTAKPKKKSSPATHPPCSEMIVAAITNLKDRNGSSLQAIKKYIGANYKCDVDKLSSHIRKALKSGVSNGKLVQTKGKGASGSFKVSTAAKPAKKAAKKKPAAKKPAKKAAKPKKAAKKPAAKKAKKTKKSAEKKAKKAKKPAAKKPAAKKPAKKAKKPAAKKAKKAAKK; this is encoded by the coding sequence ATGGCCGACACAGAAGCACCCCCTGCGGCACCCGCAGCAAAAGCAAAGAAGACCGCAAAACCAAAGAAGAAATCATCACCAGCAACTCATCCACCATGCAGTGAAATGATCGTTGCGGCCATTACCAATCTGAAAGATCGCAATGGAAGTTCACTCCAAGCTATCAAGAAGTACATCGGTGCCAACTACAAGTGCGACGTGGACAAGCTGTCTTCTCATATTCGCAAAGCTTTGAAGTCTGGTGTAAGCAACGGCAAACTGGTCCAAACAAAAGGCAAAGGAGCCAGTGGATCCTTCAAGGTGAGCACTGCAGCCAAGCCAGCAAAGAAGGCCGCCAAGAAGAAGCCCGCAGCCAAAAAGCCAGCGAAGAAGGCAGCAAAACCAAAGAAGGCAGCAAAGAAACCCGCAGCCAAGAAGGCAAAGAAGACAAAGAAGTCAGCAGAGAAGAAAGCGAAGAAGGCCAAGAAACCAGCAGCTAAGAAACCGGCAGCAAAGAAACCAGCCAAGAAGGCAAAGAAACCCGCAGCCAAGAAGGCCAAGAAAGCAGCCAAGAAGTAA